A window of Aricia agestis chromosome 3, ilAriAges1.1, whole genome shotgun sequence contains these coding sequences:
- the LOC121740424 gene encoding uncharacterized protein LOC121740424 — translation MISWRTMNTSRRKYTHWFSMADAVASISRSTFILLVLASLSTRAGELWPTERPEGMPVIQSLEVMCGKDHMDVHLTFSHPFEGIVSSKGQHGDPRCVYVPPSTGQTYFSFRIAYSKCGTKPDLNGQFYENTVVVQYDKDLLEVWDEAKRLRCEWFNDYEKTASKPPMVIADLDVVQLDFRGDNVDCWMEIQAGKGPWAPPVSGIVPLGSTLTLVVAINDYRGEFDMRVKSCAASDGSGHIIQLSDEYGCVLRPKMISRFLKAKAADERATVITYAFFHAFKFPDALSVHIRCKVEICRHGCLDHCQLAGIAPERALDRKDDRTQQDHNDIGESSIEDADLALAEDHQRLPLEEAFGDEVSGDAVAAPAPMPHIAPASLPQRAPEPDTDRMSAVEELVEALARPFTDRPTELDRERFPHGPRNLSPDAKPVVPAKQPGPAVAGPRSLRKRRTVRDARSADVGVSGIYDVVSEADLAFGPTREPVTVFSGRIREEVVYGICMGAVGFGALFASAAGAAAGAALAAAVLLHKLRTRVATVASPQPASHSLAAWMALRLLGSPPPREG, via the exons ACGCGGGCCGGCGAGCTATGGCCGACGGAGCGGCCGGAGGGCATGCCGGTGATACAGTCCCTGGAGGTGATGTGCGGGAAGGACCACATGGACGTCCACCTCACCTTCTCACATCCTTTTGAGGGCATCGTATCGTCTAAAG GTCAGCACGGTGACCCGCGCTGCGTGTACGTGCCTCCCTCCACGGGGCAGACTTACTTCTCCTTCCGCATCGCCTACTCCAAGTGCGGCACCAAGCCCG ATCTCAACGGGCAGTTCTACGAGAACACGGTGGTGGTGCAGTATGACAAAGACCTGCTGGAGGTGTGGGATGAAGCGAAGCGGCTGCGGTGTGAGTGGTTCAACGACTACGAGAAGACAGCGTCCAAGCCACCCATGGTGATTGCTGATCTGGACGTCGTGCAGCTGGACTTCCGAG GTGACAACGTGGACTGTTGGATGGAGATACAGGCCGGCAAGGGGCCGTGGGCACCGCCGGTCTCTGGCATCGTGCCTCTCGGCTCCACTCTCACCCTAGTCGTCGCCATCAATGATTACCGAG GCGAGTTCGACATGCGTGTGAAGTCTTGTGCGGCTTCAGACGGGTCCGGCCACATCATCCAGCTGTCCGACGAGTACGGCTGTGTGCTGCGACCGAAGATGATATCcag GTTCCTCAAAGCGAAAGCGGCGGACGAGCGGGCGACCGTCATCACCTATGCGTTCTTCCACGCGTTCAAGTTCCCCGACGCGCTAAGTGTGCACATTCGATGCAAGGTCGAAATTTGCCGACACGGGTGCCTCGATCACTGTCAGCTCGCTGGCATCGCCCCCGAGAGGGCCCTGGACAGGAAGGACGATAGGACGCAGCAGGACCACAATGATATCGG TGAATCTTCCATCGAAGATGCGGACTTGGCTCTAGCCGAGGATCATCAGCGTCTACCGCTAGAGGAGGCATTCGGTGACGAAGTATCAGGCGATGCAGTGGCGGCTCCTGCACCGATGCCCCATATCGCCCCCGCGTCGCTGCCGCAGCGGGCCCCCGAGCCCGACACTGACAGGATGAGCGCAGTAGAGGAGTTGGTGGAGGCGTTGGCTAGACCGTTCACT GACCGGCCCACCGAGCTCGACCGTGAGCGGTTCCCGCACGGTCCTCGCAACCTCAGTCCCGACGCGAAGCCCGTGGTCCCAGCGAAGCAGCCCGGACCGGCCGTGGCTGGTCCCCGCTCGCTGAGGAAACGCCGGACCGTCCGCGACGCGAGATCGGCCGATGTCGGCGTGTCCGGCATTTATGATGTGGTCTCGGAAGCGGATCTCGCGTTTGGACCAACGCGGGAACCCGTTACGGTCTTCAGCGGACGGATAAGAGAGGAG GTGGTATACGGCATATGTATGGGTGCGGTCGGTTTCGGCGCGTTGTTCGCGTCAGCTGCGGGCGCGGCTGCGGGCGCGGCGTTGGCAGCTGCAGTATTACTACACAAGTTGCGGACGCGCGTCGCGACAGTCGCGTCGCCGCAGCCCGCGTCGCATTCCCTCGCTGCGTGGATGGCATTACGGTTATTGGGCTCCCCGCCTCCACGGGAAGGCTGA